One window of the Xiphophorus couchianus chromosome 12, X_couchianus-1.0, whole genome shotgun sequence genome contains the following:
- the LOC114154441 gene encoding trace amine-associated receptor 3-like, with amino-acid sequence MLLSNMTDSAAAGVPLSVDFSSPEDYFIFIFQILFATTTVLIAGTVVIGISATRALRLQNRFIFMLNTSICDTLVGFSVYYLGLFDVQEGYPFRNGTYNVLPSLLGVNILTFLFAQFDRYFAVCYPFVYSRFITRQVVIGINVYCWIYNATHLLARNLLPVSKAIQLYVFSIVFFQLIVLTKVAMTIKLYVVAKYQLEREPPGPERESKRESLKIIIFVVISFLVLWCPSFVNIAIKFFTGGGLTFRNEATNLFAILARFNAVCTPSVYMWGSPALREATVRTVWGRLCPRCSRRK; translated from the coding sequence ATGCTCCTGTCCAACATGACAgactctgcagcagcaggagttCCTCTCTCTGTGGACTTCAGCAGTCCTGAGGACtacttcatcttcatcttccaGATTTTGTTCGCCACCACCACCGTCCTGATTGCAGGGACGGTGGTGATTGGGATCTCGGCCACCAGAGCACTCCGCCTTCAGAACCGCTTCATTTTCATGCTGAACACCAGCATCTGTGACACTCTGGTGGGCTTCTCTGTGTATTATCTGGGCCTGTTTGATGTTCAGGAGGGCTATCCATTCAGAAACGGGACATATAATGTGTTGCCATCACTTTTAGGGGTCAACATTCTGACCTTTCTGTTTGCTCAGTTTGACAGGTATTTTGCTGTATGCTATCCATTTGTCTACAGCCGCTTCATAACAAGGCAGGTTGTGATAGGAATAAATGTCTACTGCTGGATTTACAACGCCACTCACCTGCTGGCCAGGAACCTGCTGCCAGTCTCCAAAGCTATACAGCTGTATGTGTTCAGTATAGTCTTCTTTCAGCTGATAGTGCTCACCAAAGTGGCCATGACAATCAAACTTTATGTTGTAGCAAAGTATCAGCTGGAGAGGGAACCCCCAGgtccagagagagagagcaagagggAGTCGCtgaagattattatttttgttgtgataAGCTTCCTGGTATTGTGGTGCCCCTCTTTTGTGAATATTGCCATAAAGTTCTTTACAGGAGGGGGGCTGACGTTCAGAAACGAAGCCACGAACCTTTTTGCGATCCTGGCTCGTTTTAATGCTGTGTGCACTCCGTCCGTTTACATGTGGGGGAGCCCGGCTCTGCGGGAGGCCACAGTGAGGACGGTGTGGGGACGGCTGTGTCCCAGGTGCAGCAGGAGAAAGTAA